From the Ascaphus truei isolate aAscTru1 chromosome 15, aAscTru1.hap1, whole genome shotgun sequence genome, one window contains:
- the LOC142466816 gene encoding uncharacterized protein LOC142466816 gives MEKMRKEQSCNIPINMTENASFNQSKQLINNVTASHSKKYILAAATGKDLGESGKSLTWLSDQNAQKRTQTGDRKHVCGECGKGFSQLSNLNTHKTTHTGERPHVCGECGKGFSQLSNLNTHKTTHTGERAHVCGECGKGFSHLSHLNTHTRTHTGEKPYVCGECGRGFSVSSSLDTHMRTHTGERPHVCGECGKGFSQLSHLNTHKRTHTGERPHVCGECGKGFSELSHLNNHKRTHTGERPHVCGECGKGFSQLSSLDTHKMTHTGERQHVCGECGKGFSVLSNLKTHKRTHTGERPHVCGECGKGFIRLSHLDIHKMTHTGERPHVCGECGKGFSRLSSLDTHKMTHTGERQHVCSECGKGFRVLSNLNRHKRTHTGERPHVCGECGMRFSDLSSLNTHKRTHTGERPHVCGECGKGFSRLSSLDTHKRTHTGERPHVCGECGKGFSDLSSLKIHKRTHTGERPHVCGECGKGFSDLSSLKTHKRTHTGERPHVCGECGKGFSRLSHLKIHKRTHTGERPHVCGECGKGFSQLSSLRRHKRTHTG, from the coding sequence atggaaaagatgaggaaagaacaatcttgcaacattccaataaatatgacagaaaatgcatctttcaaccagtcaaagcaattaataaacaatgtaactgcttctcattccaaaaaatatatattagcagcagcaacaggaaaagatcttggagaaagtgggaagagtctgacttggttatcagaccagaacgCACAGAAGAGAACACAGACCGGGGACCGAaagcatgtatgtggggaatgtgggaagggatttagtcagttatccaatctgaacacacacaagacgacacacacaggggagagaccgcatgtatgtggggaatgtgggaagggatttagtcagttatccaatctgaacacacacaagacgacacacacaggggagagagcgcatgtatgtggggaatgtgggaagggatttagtcacttatcccacctgaacacacacacgaggacacacacaggggagaaaccgtatgtatgtggggaatgtgggaggggatttagtgtgtcatccagcctggacacacacatgaggacacacacaggggagagaccgcatgtatgtggggaatgtgggaagggatttagtcagttatcccaccttaacacacacaagaggacacacacaggggagagaccgcatgtatgtggggaatgtgggaagggatttagtgagttatcccacctgaacaatcacaagaggacacacacaggggagagacctcatgtatgtggggaatgtgggaagggatttagtcagttatccagcttggacacacacaagatgacacacacaggggagagacaacATGTATGTGgcgaatgtgggaagggatttagtgtttTATCCAACCTGaagacacacaagaggacacacacaggggagagaccgcatgtatgtggggaatgtggaaagggatttatTCGGTTATCCCACCTGGACATACACAAAATGACACACACAGGTGAGAGAcctcatgtatgtggggaatgtgggaagggatttagtcggttatccagcctggacacacacaagatgacacacacaggggagagacaacATGTATGTAgcgaatgtgggaagggatttcgtgtgttatccaacctgaacagacacaagaggacacacacaggggagagaccgcatgtatgtggggaatgtgggatgagatttagtgacttatccagtctGAACactcacaagaggacacacacaggggagagaccgcatgtatgtggggaatgtgggaagggttttagtcggttatccagcctggatacacacaagaggacacacacaggcgagagaccgcatgtatgtggggaatgtgggaagggatttagtgacttatccagcctgaaaatacacaagaggacacacacaggggagagaccgcatgtatgtggggaatgtgggaagggatttagtgacttatccagcctgaaaacacacaagaggacacacacaggggagagaccgcatgtatgtggggaatgtgggaagggatttagtcggttatcccacctgaaaatacacaagaggacacacactggggagagaccgcatgtatgtggggaatgtgggaagggattcagtcagttatccagcctgaggagacataagaggacacacacagggtag